The following proteins come from a genomic window of Malus domestica chromosome 02, GDT2T_hap1:
- the LOC103405836 gene encoding uncharacterized protein, with protein MATEPLRTTATPATHTAALTKEKRPRSIFDVGADFFDSCELLHSSGLSTASTTDASNYNSAVETLDDFEPERSEQNPSQNAVVAGPRWTCNTCKAEFDSLQDQRSHFKSDIHRFNVKLSVAGKSIVKEDDFDELTSDSFKDFDVSSISGSDEDEPERGVRSLKFSRENIRQKLFFHLPTGERVSVWKCLVTNDSGPEGTLSDEEVRERLKTLVHEPRDKTRLRIMLLASGGHFAGCVFDGNLVVDHKTFHRYVVRGKSGKKQSSKDAGGRFAHSAGASMRRYNELALKKEIQELLVAWKQYFDSSSCVFVYAPSSNHQLLFNGDNKPYFSHQNCVVQNVPMTVRRPTYKEARRIYEQLTQVVYELDENVAPPSFKEDPPLTSGINSDLIPRMNKVDIADSSDCRERPEACLDSRKSNEFPISSDSDGEEICSSTPLHEAAHSGNTLKVLELLEQGLDPCIKDERGLTPYMLASDKEVRNTFRRFMASNPDKWDWNAAKVPSPLTKELEESQAAKQAEKDAKRKVRAKELKKLRKEKEKKAQAEAAASQKASTSSSLKGKPQPSSGSHSSKEEELKRVQAAEREKRAAAAERRRAAAEALSAQGNSSSVAPSTVQPKSGVAGDINCSCCNVSLAGKVPFHRYNYKYCSTSCMHLHREILEDE; from the exons ATGGCGACCGAGCCTCTTCGCACCACCGCAACCCCAGCAACTCACACGGCGGCGCTGACAAAAGAGAAACGACCCCGTTCCATCTTCGACGTCGGGGCCGACTTCTTCGACTCCTGCGAGCTCCTTCATTCTTCTGGCCTCTCTACTGCCTCAACCACCGATGCCTCCAACTACAATTCCGCCGTCGAAACCCTAGACGACTTCGAGCCAGAGCGCAGTGAACAAAACCCCTCCCAAAACGCCGTCGTAGCAGGACCCCGGTGGACCTGCAACACTTGCAAGGCCGAGTTCGACTCCCTCCAAGACCAGCGCTCGCACTTCAAATCCGACATTCACCGATTCAAC GTGAAGTTAAGTGTTGCTGGAAAGAGTATTGTGAAGGAGGATGACTTTGATGAGTTAACATCCGATTCTTTTAAAGACTTTGATGTCTCAAGTATATCGGGGTCAGATGAAGATGAACCTGAAAGGGGAGTTCGCTCTTTGAAGTTTTCAAGGGAAAATATCAGGCAGAAGTTATTTTTCCACCTTCCGACTGGTGAGAGGGTTTCAGTTTGGAAGTGTTTAGTTACAAATGATTCTGGACCTGAAGGTACTTTGTCAGATGaggaagtgagagagagattgaaaaCGTTGGTTCATGAACCTAGGGATAAGACCCGTTTAAGAATCATGTTGCTTGCAAGTGGTGGGCACTTTGCCGGTTGTGTCTTTGATGGTAACTTGGTTGTGGATCACAAGACCTTCCACAG ataTGTTGTAAGGGGCAAGTCTGGTAAAAAACAGTCATCCAAAGATGCAGGTGGCAGGTTTGCTCATTCTGCAGGAGCTTCTATGCGTCGTTATAATGAACTTGCTTTGAAAAAG GAAATTCAAGAGCTGCTTGTTGCTTGGAAGCaatactttgattcttcctcttGCGTTTTTGTTTATGCTCCTTCTAGCAATCATCAGCTGCTTTTTAATGGGGACAACAAACCATATTTTAGTCATCAGAATTGTGTTGTTCAAAATGTTCCAATGACTGTTCGGAGACCTACTTATAAGGAAGCTCGGCGTATATATGAGCAATTGACCCAAGTTGTTTATGAACTAGATGAAAATGTAGCTCCACCAAGTTTCAAAGAGGACCCGCCACTTACTTCAGGTATTAACAGCGACCTCATCCCAAGAATGAACAAAGTCGATATTGCTGACAGTTCAGATTGTCGAGAAAGACCTGAAGCTTGCCTAGATAGTAGAAAGTCCAATGAATTCCCTATATCAAGTGACAGTGATGGTGAGGAAATATGTTCGTCAACACCCTTGCACGAAGCAGCGCATTCTGGAAATACTCTTAAGGTTTTGGAACTATTGGAACAAGGCCTGGATCCTTGCATCAAAGATGAAAGGGGACTGACTCCATACATGCTAGCAAGTGATAAAGAGGTCAGAAACACATTTAGACGGTTCATGGCCTCAAACCCGGATAAGTGGGATTGGAATGCTGCTAAGGTACCTAGTCCATTGACAAAAGAGTTGGAGGAATCTCAAGCTGCTAAGCAG GCTGAAAAAGATGCCAAAAGGAAAGTAAGAGCAAAAGAATTGAAGAAATtacgaaaagaaaaagaaaagaaagctcAG GCTGAGGCTGCTGCTTCCCAAAAAGCTTCGACGTCTTCTAGTCTTAAGGGAAAGCCTCAACCTAGTTCTGGATCACATAGCTCTAAAGAG GAGGAACTGAAAAGGGTGCAGGCAGCTGAGAGGGAGAAAAGAGCAGCTGCTGCGGAGAGGAGAAGAGCAGCAGCTGAAGCTCTTAGCGCTCAAGGCAATAGCAGTAGCGTTGCACCGAGCACTGTTCAGCCCAAGAGCGGGGTAGCTGGTGACATTAACTGCTCCTGTTGTAATGTATCACTGGCTGGTAAAGTTCCTTTTCATAGGTACAATTACAAATACTGCAGCACATCATGCATGCATTTGCACCGTGAGATTCTTGAGGATGAATGA
- the LOC103405845 gene encoding peptidyl-prolyl cis-trans isomerase CYP18-1 gives MSVTLHTNLGDIKCEIFCDEVPKTAENFLALCASGYYDGTIFHRNIKGFMIQGGDPTGTGKGGTSIWGKKFNDEIRESLKHNARGILSMANSGPNTNGSQFFISYAKAAHLNGLYTVFGKVIHGFEVLDIMEKTQTGPGDRPLAEIRLNRVTIHANPLAG, from the exons ATG TCGGTCACTCTGCACACGAATCTGGGCGACATCAAGTGCGAAATTTTTTGCGATGAGGTCCCCAAAACCGCCGAG AATTTTTTGGCATTATGTGCCAGCGGGTATTATGATGGTACGATATTTCATAGAAACATCAAAGGTTTTATGATACAAGGTGGAGACCCAACGGGTACAGGCAAAGGGGGGACGAGTATATGGGGCAAGAAGTTTAATGATGAGATAAGAGAGTCTCTCAAG CACAATGCAAGGGGGATACTATCAATGGCAAATAGTGGTCCCAATACCAATGGAAGTCAGTTCTTCATCAGTTATGCAAAGGCGGCACATCTAAATGGGTTGTACACCGTGTTTGGCAAAGTTATACATGGGTTTGAAGTTCTTGACATCATGGAAAAG ACTCAAACTGGACCTGGGGATCGTCCTCTTGCTGAGATCAGGCTCAATCGAGTGACCATACATGCTAACCCGCTTGCTGGCTAG
- the LOC103405855 gene encoding uncharacterized protein isoform X2 yields MSAVGESEVSSKPTPVKPNVAAATTPPQASQCTRQFITSVASKIASQPLQNYDPGVWGVLTAISTQARKRNQGINILLTADEHWIGRTVDDVRFQIDSTAVSGRHCKIYRKRAANEDTKHTSVCLKDMSTNGTYLNWMKLTKVGAEAEVRHGDIISPSAPPQHDLAYAFVYRDVSLSSPSTDGAFAKRKAEDFVTDNKRVKGIGIGSSDGPISLDDFRSLQRSNTELRKQLENQVVTIDTLRNETRLAVECHENEKKELRELVARPYLDQLSELQRGLEIKQKELAEANRIYAETKHAIEDLNERLGASVQSCSEANEIVNSQKASIAELKAQLDEERAQRQEEREKAAADLKAAVQKAQSEAEEDLKRISDDATRRQREQQEVINKLQESEKETCLLVETLRTKLEDTRQKLVVSDYKVRQLETQLSEEESTSESRKIRVEELEHEMRGLRKELESEKAAREEAWAKVSALELEINAAMRDLDFERRRLKAARERIMLRETQLRAFYSTTEEISVLFTKQQEQLKSMQKTLEDEENYDNTSADIDLNVVIDDVTAPEGRGNEAIRYHSNITAKAGSATTSQRSFRNQVVTSSDEISVTEKHDCDIRSQEGQHTEEAEFTSADLGVKGAFGSEIDGVGTAPIMEGDGIDTEHVPETESLGINGEQNIDLNRIVTLEGDTMQLDDETNVQENDEQVPMICQQRHSQSNSPQDTLKGMEDTEACGTIRTADLLASEVIGSWAYSTAPSVHGDNGSQRSRDNNEEGAAAPHNSTDQVAESQSTPSSDAVARRRNLECQAPNSSSPGFQISKHALSEMIGIVAPDLKEQFGGIVDDSCDHAKEKQGSASDSDTESCSNNEEDNRTDAKSGSISDSETEGSDRGDEDKKSGDAMDEDDQDTEDSL; encoded by the exons ATGTCTGCCGTAGGCGAAAGCGAGGTCTCCTCCAAACCCACTCCAGTCAAACCCAATGTCGCTGCGGCCACCACACCTCCACAAGCCTCCCAGTGCACCCGCCAGTTCATCACCTCCGTCGCCTCCAAGATCGCCTCCCAGCCCCTCCAGAATTACGACCCTGGCGTCTGGGGCGTCCTCACCGCCATTTCCACCCAGGCCCGCAAACGCAACCAG GGCATAAACATCCTGTTGACTGCGGATGAGCATTGGATTGGTCGAACCGTGGACGATGTACGTTTCCAGATTGATTCGACTGCGGTTAGTGGAAGGCATTGCAAGATATACAGGAAGAGGGCTGCTAATGAAGATACGAAGCATACATCCGTATGCTTGAAGGACATGAG CACAAATGGGACTTATCTTAACTGGATGAAGTTGACAAAAGTTGGCGCTGAAGCTGAAGTACGTCATGGAGATATTATATCACCTTCAGCACCTCCTCAGCATG ATCTTGCATATGCATTCGTATACAGAGATGTTTCACTGTCCAGTCCCAGTACAGATGGTGCATTTGCAAAAAGAAAAGCAG AGGATTTTGTCACTGATAATAAGAGAGTTAAAGGGATTGGCATTGGTTCTTCTGATGGTCCTATATCTCTTGATGACTTTCGAAGTCTTCAACGGTCAAACACG GAATTGAGGAAGCAATTAGAAAACCAAGTTGTTACAATTGATACACTGCGCAATGAGACTCGTCTGGCTGTTGAGTGTCATGAAAAC GAAAAGAAAGAACTGAGAGAATTGGTGGCAAGACCTTACCTTGATCAACTCAGTGAGTTGCAACGTGGTCTGGAGATTAAACAGAAGGAGCTGGCGGAAGCTAATAGAATATATGCAGAAACAAAGCATGCTATCGAAGACCTTAATGAAAGGCTTGGTGCTTCTGTGCAGTCATGTTCTGAAGCAAATGAAATTGTGAATAG TCAGAAAGCATCTATAGCTGAACTCAAGGCACAGTTGGATGAAGAGCGTGCTCAGAGACAAGAAGAACGAGAAAAGGCTGCAGCAGATTTGAAAGCAGCAGTGCAGAAAGCTCAATCAGAGGCTGAAGAGGATTTAAAACGAATTTCTGATGATGCCACAAGACGACAAAGAGAGCAACAagaagtaattaataagcttcAG GAATCAGAGAAAGAAACATGTTTGTTAGTGGAAACCTTGAGAACCAAATTG GAAGACACTAGGCAAAAGTTGGTAGTCTCTGACTATAAAGTTCGCCAGCTAGAAACCCAACTTTCCGAAGAGGAGTCAACCTCTGAAAGTCGAAAAATT AGAGTTGAAGAACTTGAACATGAGATGAGAGGACTGAGGAAGGAGCTTGAGAGTGAAAAG GCAGCTCGAGAAGAAGCATGGGCTAAAGTTTCTGCACTTGAACTAGAGATAAATGCTGCTATGCGAGATCTTGATTTTGAGAGACGAAGGCTAAAAGCTGCCAGAGAAAGAATTATGCTTAG GGAGACACAACTAAGAGCATTTTATTCCACAACCGAGGAGATTTCTGTACTGTTTACTAAACAGCAGGAACAGTTGAAATCAATGCAGAAGACGCTGGAGGACGAGGAAAATTATGACAACACATCAGCAGATATTGACCTCAATGTGGTTATTGATGACGTAACTGCACCTGAAGGCAGAGGAAATGAAGCAATCAGATACCATAGTAACATTACTGCCAAGGCAGGGTCAGCTACAACATCCCAGAGGTCTTTCAGAAATCAAGTTGTAACTTCTAGTGATGAAATTAGTGTGACCGAGAAACATGACTGTGATATCAGAAGCCAAGAAGGTCAACATACCGAAGAGGCAGAATTTACAAGTGCAGACCTTGGTGTCAAGGGTGCCTTTGGTTCTGAAATTGATGGTGTTGGCACAGCACCCATTATGGAGGGAGACGGCATTGACACCGAGCATGTTCCTGAAACTGAAAGCCTTGGAATCAATGGCGAGCAGAATATTGATTTGAATAGAATTGTCACTTTAGAAGGGGATACAATGCAACTTGATGATGAAACCAACGTacaagaaaatgatgagcagGTTCCAATGATTTGTCAGCAGCGTCACTCACAATCAAATAGCCCCCAAGACACTCTCAAAGGTATGGAAGATACCGAAGCCTGTGGTACGATCAGGACAGCAGACCTTTTAGCTTCTGAAGTTATTGGTAGCTGGGCTTACAGCACAGCCCCTTCTGTGCATGGAGATAATGGCTCTCAAAGAAGCAGAGACAACAATGAGGAAGGTGCTGCTGCACCACACAACTCCACCGATCAGGTGGCCGAGAGCCAAAGTACTCCATCTTCTGATGCTGTTGCCAGAAGACGAAATCTTGAATGTCAAGCACCCAATTCCTCTTCACCCGGATTCCAAATTAGTAAACATGCCCTAAGTGAAATGATTGGGATTGTTGCTCCGGACTTAAAAGAACAGTTCGGTGGTATTGTAGATGATAGTTGTGATCATGCGAAAGAAAAACAAGGTTCTGCATCCGACTCAGATACTGAGAGCTGTTCAAACAATGAAGAAGATAACAGAACTGATGCCAAAAGCGGATCAATTTCAGATTCAGAAACCGAGGGCAGTGATCGGGGTGATGAAGATAAAAAATCTGGTGATGCAATGGATGAAGATGATCAAGATACAGAAGATTCTCTTTAG
- the LOC103405855 gene encoding uncharacterized protein isoform X1 → MSAVGESEVSSKPTPVKPNVAAATTPPQASQCTRQFITSVASKIASQPLQNYDPGVWGVLTAISTQARKRNQGINILLTADEHWIGRTVDDVRFQIDSTAVSGRHCKIYRKRAANEDTKHTSVCLKDMSTNGTYLNWMKLTKVGAEAEVRHGDIISPSAPPQHDLAYAFVYRDVSLSSPSTDGAFAKRKAEDFVTDNKRVKGIGIGSSDGPISLDDFRSLQRSNTELRKQLENQVVTIDTLRNETRLAVECHENEKKELRELVARPYLDQLSELQRGLEIKQKELAEANRIYAETKHAIEDLNERLGASVQSCSEANEIVNSQKASIAELKAQLDEERAQRQEEREKAAADLKAAVQKAQSEAEEDLKRISDDATRRQREQQEVINKLQESEKETCLLVETLRTKLEDTRQKLVVSDYKVRQLETQLSEEESTSESRKIRVEELEHEMRGLRKELESEKQAAREEAWAKVSALELEINAAMRDLDFERRRLKAARERIMLRETQLRAFYSTTEEISVLFTKQQEQLKSMQKTLEDEENYDNTSADIDLNVVIDDVTAPEGRGNEAIRYHSNITAKAGSATTSQRSFRNQVVTSSDEISVTEKHDCDIRSQEGQHTEEAEFTSADLGVKGAFGSEIDGVGTAPIMEGDGIDTEHVPETESLGINGEQNIDLNRIVTLEGDTMQLDDETNVQENDEQVPMICQQRHSQSNSPQDTLKGMEDTEACGTIRTADLLASEVIGSWAYSTAPSVHGDNGSQRSRDNNEEGAAAPHNSTDQVAESQSTPSSDAVARRRNLECQAPNSSSPGFQISKHALSEMIGIVAPDLKEQFGGIVDDSCDHAKEKQGSASDSDTESCSNNEEDNRTDAKSGSISDSETEGSDRGDEDKKSGDAMDEDDQDTEDSL, encoded by the exons ATGTCTGCCGTAGGCGAAAGCGAGGTCTCCTCCAAACCCACTCCAGTCAAACCCAATGTCGCTGCGGCCACCACACCTCCACAAGCCTCCCAGTGCACCCGCCAGTTCATCACCTCCGTCGCCTCCAAGATCGCCTCCCAGCCCCTCCAGAATTACGACCCTGGCGTCTGGGGCGTCCTCACCGCCATTTCCACCCAGGCCCGCAAACGCAACCAG GGCATAAACATCCTGTTGACTGCGGATGAGCATTGGATTGGTCGAACCGTGGACGATGTACGTTTCCAGATTGATTCGACTGCGGTTAGTGGAAGGCATTGCAAGATATACAGGAAGAGGGCTGCTAATGAAGATACGAAGCATACATCCGTATGCTTGAAGGACATGAG CACAAATGGGACTTATCTTAACTGGATGAAGTTGACAAAAGTTGGCGCTGAAGCTGAAGTACGTCATGGAGATATTATATCACCTTCAGCACCTCCTCAGCATG ATCTTGCATATGCATTCGTATACAGAGATGTTTCACTGTCCAGTCCCAGTACAGATGGTGCATTTGCAAAAAGAAAAGCAG AGGATTTTGTCACTGATAATAAGAGAGTTAAAGGGATTGGCATTGGTTCTTCTGATGGTCCTATATCTCTTGATGACTTTCGAAGTCTTCAACGGTCAAACACG GAATTGAGGAAGCAATTAGAAAACCAAGTTGTTACAATTGATACACTGCGCAATGAGACTCGTCTGGCTGTTGAGTGTCATGAAAAC GAAAAGAAAGAACTGAGAGAATTGGTGGCAAGACCTTACCTTGATCAACTCAGTGAGTTGCAACGTGGTCTGGAGATTAAACAGAAGGAGCTGGCGGAAGCTAATAGAATATATGCAGAAACAAAGCATGCTATCGAAGACCTTAATGAAAGGCTTGGTGCTTCTGTGCAGTCATGTTCTGAAGCAAATGAAATTGTGAATAG TCAGAAAGCATCTATAGCTGAACTCAAGGCACAGTTGGATGAAGAGCGTGCTCAGAGACAAGAAGAACGAGAAAAGGCTGCAGCAGATTTGAAAGCAGCAGTGCAGAAAGCTCAATCAGAGGCTGAAGAGGATTTAAAACGAATTTCTGATGATGCCACAAGACGACAAAGAGAGCAACAagaagtaattaataagcttcAG GAATCAGAGAAAGAAACATGTTTGTTAGTGGAAACCTTGAGAACCAAATTG GAAGACACTAGGCAAAAGTTGGTAGTCTCTGACTATAAAGTTCGCCAGCTAGAAACCCAACTTTCCGAAGAGGAGTCAACCTCTGAAAGTCGAAAAATT AGAGTTGAAGAACTTGAACATGAGATGAGAGGACTGAGGAAGGAGCTTGAGAGTGAAAAG CAGGCAGCTCGAGAAGAAGCATGGGCTAAAGTTTCTGCACTTGAACTAGAGATAAATGCTGCTATGCGAGATCTTGATTTTGAGAGACGAAGGCTAAAAGCTGCCAGAGAAAGAATTATGCTTAG GGAGACACAACTAAGAGCATTTTATTCCACAACCGAGGAGATTTCTGTACTGTTTACTAAACAGCAGGAACAGTTGAAATCAATGCAGAAGACGCTGGAGGACGAGGAAAATTATGACAACACATCAGCAGATATTGACCTCAATGTGGTTATTGATGACGTAACTGCACCTGAAGGCAGAGGAAATGAAGCAATCAGATACCATAGTAACATTACTGCCAAGGCAGGGTCAGCTACAACATCCCAGAGGTCTTTCAGAAATCAAGTTGTAACTTCTAGTGATGAAATTAGTGTGACCGAGAAACATGACTGTGATATCAGAAGCCAAGAAGGTCAACATACCGAAGAGGCAGAATTTACAAGTGCAGACCTTGGTGTCAAGGGTGCCTTTGGTTCTGAAATTGATGGTGTTGGCACAGCACCCATTATGGAGGGAGACGGCATTGACACCGAGCATGTTCCTGAAACTGAAAGCCTTGGAATCAATGGCGAGCAGAATATTGATTTGAATAGAATTGTCACTTTAGAAGGGGATACAATGCAACTTGATGATGAAACCAACGTacaagaaaatgatgagcagGTTCCAATGATTTGTCAGCAGCGTCACTCACAATCAAATAGCCCCCAAGACACTCTCAAAGGTATGGAAGATACCGAAGCCTGTGGTACGATCAGGACAGCAGACCTTTTAGCTTCTGAAGTTATTGGTAGCTGGGCTTACAGCACAGCCCCTTCTGTGCATGGAGATAATGGCTCTCAAAGAAGCAGAGACAACAATGAGGAAGGTGCTGCTGCACCACACAACTCCACCGATCAGGTGGCCGAGAGCCAAAGTACTCCATCTTCTGATGCTGTTGCCAGAAGACGAAATCTTGAATGTCAAGCACCCAATTCCTCTTCACCCGGATTCCAAATTAGTAAACATGCCCTAAGTGAAATGATTGGGATTGTTGCTCCGGACTTAAAAGAACAGTTCGGTGGTATTGTAGATGATAGTTGTGATCATGCGAAAGAAAAACAAGGTTCTGCATCCGACTCAGATACTGAGAGCTGTTCAAACAATGAAGAAGATAACAGAACTGATGCCAAAAGCGGATCAATTTCAGATTCAGAAACCGAGGGCAGTGATCGGGGTGATGAAGATAAAAAATCTGGTGATGCAATGGATGAAGATGATCAAGATACAGAAGATTCTCTTTAG